One Longimicrobium terrae DNA segment encodes these proteins:
- a CDS encoding MATE family efflux transporter, with translation MSSVPHTPVEPDELPRLRTAIGQALRGAHTHDYTQGPVGRAVLLLAIPMVLEVALESVFALTDIFFVSRLGESAVAAVGLTESMLAMVYALAMGLGMGAAAVIARRVGERDAEGAARTAVQAVALAAVISVVLGTISFVLAPRLLAVMGASPEVIAVGSTYARIMLGGQAAVILLFVVNAIFRGAGDPAIAMRVLWLANAINIVLGPMLIFGVGPFPRMGVAGAAVATTFGRSVGAAFALWRLTRPGGHFQVRRRHLVPNPATMRQIVRLSGSTTLQALIGTAGWIGLVRIVATFGDTAVAAYTVAIRVVITAILPSWGLSNAAATMVGQALGAGKPDRAERAVWTACRYNLVFLAVVGAIFVGFARPIVGVFTEDAEVTRIAVMGLRTLAAGFPLYAYGMVLTQSFNGAGDTWTPTWINLAIFWAFEIPLAWVLAVMLGVGPFGAFLAVAIAFSALAVVSAIVFRRGSWKTKRV, from the coding sequence ATGTCATCCGTACCACACACCCCCGTCGAACCCGACGAACTTCCGCGCCTGCGCACCGCCATCGGGCAGGCGCTGCGGGGCGCGCACACGCACGACTACACGCAGGGCCCCGTGGGCCGCGCCGTGCTGCTCCTGGCCATCCCCATGGTGCTGGAAGTGGCGCTGGAGAGCGTGTTTGCGCTCACCGACATCTTTTTTGTCTCCCGCCTAGGCGAGTCCGCCGTCGCCGCCGTCGGCCTCACCGAGTCCATGCTGGCGATGGTCTACGCGCTGGCGATGGGGCTGGGAATGGGCGCCGCCGCCGTGATCGCCCGCCGCGTGGGGGAGCGCGACGCGGAGGGCGCCGCGCGGACCGCGGTGCAGGCCGTGGCGCTGGCGGCGGTGATCTCCGTGGTTCTGGGGACGATCTCGTTCGTGCTCGCGCCGCGCCTGCTGGCGGTGATGGGCGCATCGCCGGAAGTGATCGCGGTCGGATCGACGTACGCGCGCATCATGCTGGGCGGGCAGGCGGCGGTAATCCTGCTCTTTGTGGTGAACGCCATCTTCCGCGGCGCGGGCGATCCGGCCATCGCCATGCGCGTGCTGTGGCTGGCCAACGCCATCAACATCGTGCTGGGGCCCATGCTGATCTTTGGCGTGGGGCCGTTTCCCCGGATGGGCGTGGCCGGCGCGGCCGTGGCCACCACCTTCGGGCGGTCGGTGGGCGCGGCGTTCGCGCTGTGGCGGCTTACGCGTCCCGGCGGGCACTTTCAGGTGCGTCGGCGACACCTGGTTCCCAACCCCGCCACCATGCGGCAGATCGTTCGCCTCTCCGGATCGACGACGCTGCAGGCGCTGATCGGCACGGCGGGCTGGATCGGGCTGGTGCGCATCGTGGCCACCTTTGGCGACACGGCCGTGGCGGCGTACACGGTCGCCATCCGCGTGGTGATCACCGCCATCCTCCCCAGTTGGGGCCTGAGCAACGCGGCGGCGACGATGGTGGGGCAGGCGCTGGGCGCGGGCAAGCCGGACCGCGCCGAACGCGCCGTGTGGACGGCCTGCCGCTACAACCTCGTGTTTCTGGCCGTGGTGGGCGCGATCTTCGTGGGATTCGCTCGTCCCATTGTGGGCGTATTCACCGAGGACGCGGAGGTCACGCGCATCGCCGTCATGGGGCTGCGCACGCTGGCGGCGGGATTTCCGCTGTACGCCTACGGGATGGTGCTGACGCAGTCTTTCAACGGGGCGGGGGATACGTGGACGCCCACGTGGATCAACCTGGCCATCTTCTGGGCGTTCGAGATCCCGCTGGCGTGGGTGCTCGCCGTAATGCTGGGAGTGGGCCCGTTCGGCGCGTTCTTGGCCGTGGCGATCGCGTTCTCGGCGCTCGCGGTGGTCAGCGCCATCGTCTTTCGCCGCGGAAGCTGGAAGACCAAGCGGGTGTGA